The genome window TAGTCAACACTAGTCAAACATATGGCAGCCATGTTAGTACGAATGTCAGTGCAATGCATCCACCGGCGATAAGACCCTGCACAACTATCACCTGGATGAGGAGGATATTTCCGAATCATATATTGTGCGATATATGTAGTTGCTTTATTACCTTTGTCTTCTTGCTGATACTAATATGATACATCCCAACTAAGCATATCTCTTACAATTATTATTTTAGCTAGCAAATCTCTTCATGTACAGAAATATGCAATATACCATTCCAACTAAGCAAACCTCTTGGTATTATTAAGCTAAGCACAGATTGTGCTATATATGTAGTTGCTTTATCCTTGTATTATTGCTGATTGATGCTAATATTGACAACTAAGTTCTTATGATTATTTTTAGCCAGTGAATATCTTCCTATATAGAAAGATATAATAAACCATTCCAGCTAAGCATATCTCTTGCAATTATTAAGGTTAGAGTATATTGTGCTATATATAGTTGCTTTGTCCTTGTTTTCTAAAGGTGCTTATTTTCACTTGACTAGAGAAATATAACCATCCTTACAAAATGCTACACGATGTGTGCCTTGTGCTATTGATATTTGTTGTTCTTGCAAATCTTGAAACTACAATATCAATCCATCATAGTCATTCAAGTATGAGAGTTTTATCCCAGAATATGAGCTCTTCATTCACCATTGCTGATCCAATAAGAATTGAGGCATCAACTGAATCAAACCTTGTAGAACATGTGAGTTCCATTTTATTAGTATTGCACTATTACTGTATTAGTATCAGCACTACATGAATTTGTTATGGATTGAATTTGTTATGCACTACATCATGGCTACTTTTTGCGTTTTTTTGAAGTCTTATGTTCCATAACGATTTCTAGTTACTTTACAATATTAATGGAAGAGGTTCAAATTATATGTTACTTTTAGTTTGTAGTTCCATAGCATTGGTTCAGAAGTTGAAATAGTACTTTGTGTAGTTTTTTTAGAGAGGAACTTTTGTGGTTCCAAACTGTTTTGTATCAGTCCATGTACATTAATATAATCATTAGAAATTGGTGATCATGCAAAATCTATTTCAGCCATGTTTCGGATGGAAAAATAACCTGAAGCATCGAGCTAGATTGGCTGGTAGTTCAGTCCAAATTCCCAACTTATTCATGTGGAATGTGGAAATTTGGGCTATCAAACAGGCCATAACGTGCAATTCACAACTTTTTGTCTACAATTTTAAAAATTCATAGAACTTGGATGTACATAAACAGCGATACGGTTGTCAAAGTTGTAATCAACAGTGCTTAAAGGTGGCCTCCGTTTTGTGGTTGCTGAGAACATGTGAGATTATTAGGTCATGGCAGTAGTATCTTGAATAGAACAGTGTGTACAAAGTGTGTTGTTTTCTCGCATCAGTGTGTATGATCATAAAGAGTATGCTATTTTGTCACAGTATGCAAGATATAGAGCAGACAGCCCCCCTGCTGGTGGATATACAGGTGGCATGGCAACTATAGATGTTTATAGTCACCAACATATAAAGAGCGGACAAGTAACTGCTGCAATAATATGGGTGTCCAATGGCAAGCTTGACCAGAGTGATGACTTAAATGATATACAAGCCGGATGGGTGGTAGGTCTATATATATAGTATGCAATTGGATTTATAATTAGAAATGAGTTCATAAGTTCCCTTTTCTCCATAGGTTGATCCATCCAGCTATGGAGACAGCAAGACACACTTTTTTGTATACTGGACGGTATGAAATCAAAGCTGGTTCTTCTTTACCCCCAAATATATGTATTCAGATAAGCATTTTTTTCCATTTTGTTTTGCAGGCTGATGGATACAAATCCACTGGATGCTTTAACCTGGACTGTAATGGTTTTGTACCTGTGGATGATGCTCCTATCACACCAGGAGATACTTTAGAACCAGAAAATGGCCAATCTAAAATATCATTCAAGATATTTAAGGTAATGCCAATAGTATGTGAAAACTAGTGTCCACACTATTACATGGCCCATCTCCTTACCTCTTATGTTTTCTCCCTTAATAATTGTTAGATGCTTATTCTTAGCTCGAGCACAACTATCCGTTTCATTGCTAAACTAAGATTTTGTCTACAACGTTTACTACTTTTCACTTCTCTTTTTTGAAAAAAGATTGTAAAACAAATATACTTTTTAAGGGAATGTGCAAAACATAAATTATAACGTGAAATTAGGATTAGAGGGGCAAAGAGGAAATGGAGAATGACATGGCAACATATGAGATATGATAGAGTAGAGAGTAAAATGTTATACTTTTTCGGTTGATGTTCATAAAGAGAAATTTGTCTAATCAATTTGGCAAAATACCATATAAAAAGATATGTGCAGCATCATT of Zea mays cultivar B73 chromosome 8, Zm-B73-REFERENCE-NAM-5.0, whole genome shotgun sequence contains these proteins:
- the LOC542572 gene encoding embryo-sac basal-endosperm layer embryo-surrounding-region precursor — its product is MLHDVCLVLLIFVVLANLETTISIHHSHSSMRVLSQNMSSSFTIADPIRIEASTESNLVEHYARYRADSPPAGGYTGGMATIDVYSHQHIKSGQVTAAIIWVSNGKLDQSDDLNDIQAGWVVDPSSYGDSKTHFFVYWTADGYKSTGCFNLDCNGFVPVDDAPITPGDTLEPENGQSKISFKIFKNKDDGDWWLHFGYDINNLKPVGFWKKSIFTNLQDHAGFITWGGYTSCPNGNASPPMGNGQWPGKNSASVRNVQFVDSSGQGYAVPVWALRVFASNTKCYQASTFFDSMFYYGGPGGCTD